The Virgibacillus sp. MSP4-1 genome has a segment encoding these proteins:
- the zwf gene encoding glucose-6-phosphate dehydrogenase translates to MTNRNETSCTIVIFGATGDLAKRKLFPSIYNLFAKGELGPNFAVVGAARRNWSHETLRENVKKSLDESKTEINDDHLDEFLAHFHYISLDVTSKESYQNLNRLITDLEGEFNIPCNRMFYLAMAPQFFGTIASFLKSEGLTNESGWNRLMIEKPFGHDLPSARQLNNEIREAFREDEIYRIDHYLGKEMVQNIEVIRFANAIFEPLWNNRHISNIQITSSETLGVEERGGYYDKSGALRDMVQNHMLQMVALLAMEPPIRLTTEEIRSEKIKALRALRPVSGDQVDEYFVRGQYGPGNVKGHEVPGYRSEPNVDPDSNTETYVAGKLLIDNFRWAGVPFYIRTGKRMAEKSTKIAIQFKEMPMNLYYKTDEDVHPNLLVIHIQPEEGISLILNGEKLDLSGQTTPVKLDYAHTSTDKLNTPEAYEKLLNDAIKGDATNFTHWDEVALSWKYVDEIFSAWQQNKATQFPNYEAGSLGPKESEHLLAQDGFHWWPLDW, encoded by the coding sequence TTGACAAACAGGAACGAAACATCGTGTACAATTGTTATTTTCGGCGCAACAGGGGATTTAGCCAAACGCAAGCTGTTTCCTTCCATATATAATTTATTTGCAAAAGGTGAATTAGGCCCTAATTTTGCTGTGGTTGGCGCAGCGAGACGAAATTGGAGTCATGAGACACTTCGGGAAAATGTAAAAAAATCGCTGGATGAGTCCAAGACGGAAATCAATGATGATCATCTTGATGAGTTTCTGGCTCATTTCCATTACATATCCTTGGATGTGACAAGCAAGGAATCCTATCAGAATTTAAATCGTCTCATTACCGATCTTGAGGGTGAGTTTAACATTCCATGTAATCGAATGTTTTATTTAGCAATGGCTCCTCAATTCTTCGGTACCATTGCTTCCTTTTTGAAATCTGAAGGACTTACCAACGAAAGTGGCTGGAACCGATTAATGATAGAAAAGCCGTTTGGTCACGACCTCCCTTCAGCCCGGCAGTTAAATAACGAAATTCGCGAAGCCTTTCGAGAGGATGAGATTTACCGTATAGACCATTATTTAGGAAAAGAAATGGTGCAGAACATTGAAGTCATCCGTTTTGCAAATGCCATTTTCGAACCTCTATGGAACAATCGGCATATCTCCAATATTCAGATTACCTCCAGTGAAACCCTGGGGGTGGAAGAACGCGGCGGGTACTATGATAAGTCCGGGGCCTTACGGGATATGGTTCAGAACCACATGCTGCAAATGGTGGCCCTCCTCGCTATGGAGCCTCCAATCCGCTTGACAACCGAGGAGATTCGAAGCGAAAAAATCAAAGCGTTACGCGCATTACGACCGGTTTCCGGGGATCAGGTGGATGAATACTTTGTCCGAGGTCAATATGGTCCTGGAAACGTCAAAGGTCACGAGGTTCCGGGCTATCGAAGTGAGCCTAATGTGGACCCGGATTCCAATACTGAAACATATGTAGCAGGCAAACTATTAATTGACAACTTCCGATGGGCCGGCGTTCCATTTTACATCAGGACAGGCAAGAGAATGGCCGAGAAGTCGACGAAGATTGCCATTCAATTCAAGGAAATGCCTATGAACTTATATTACAAAACAGATGAAGACGTTCACCCGAACCTGCTTGTAATTCATATCCAGCCGGAAGAGGGGATTTCTCTGATTTTAAATGGTGAGAAGCTTGATCTTTCCGGACAGACCACTCCAGTGAAGCTGGACTATGCCCACACTTCAACGGATAAGTTAAACACACCGGAAGCATATGAAAAACTGCTGAATGATGCGATTAAAGGCGATGCGACAAACTTTACCCATTGGGATGAAGTGGCCTTATCCTGGAAGTATGTGGATGAAATCTTCAGTGCATGGCAGCAAAACAAGGCCACTCAATTTCCAAACTATGAAGCCGGATCCCTGGGGCCAAAAGAATCGGAACACCTCCTGGCCCAGGACGGCTTTCACTGGTGGCCGTTGGACTGGTAA
- a CDS encoding methyl-accepting chemotaxis protein: MKWSNIKIGGKYAIIFSVMAVIFCCSILFTYFLLNNTKQTMDETMTTNQVALDSSELVSYFNEKYIQIPDYFVAEEEAKLEEYLTASKQFAATAKSLKEKLKNEEQLDLFNQIIENNNELDEYFFSTAVPQVKQMDTDQYQELQASTNKLKEDTKKLGEQLKSAATKSNQTSLNNTKSTISNTMWTLLITGLLSIVLSFIVLTLVSRKISKNLNQVVNTSNQIASGDLQIKELHSKGNDEIGQLSQSINYMGNSLRDMINEITDLSNEVDQQSSIVSNSTDEVKTSSHQIASTIEELASGTSNQASEATTISESTNTFSNKLQNAAKNSEALVDFSNSVEHVSDEGNKQMVQSLKQMNLINDVMKTSVSNVENLENKTNSITEIISVIKSIADQTNLLALNASIEAARAGEAGKGFAVVAEEVRKLAEEVSDSIENITEIVISIKEDTSSMSNSLKNGYEEVSKGTEQIQFTSEYFTSIKNKVEDMSERIDQIANTFDDLEQSSQNINQSVEHIASISEESAAGTEEITASIQEQSNAMDNISNSTQTLTKMVNNMNQLLKKFQV; the protein is encoded by the coding sequence TTGAAATGGAGTAATATCAAAATAGGTGGGAAATATGCGATTATCTTCTCTGTAATGGCCGTAATATTCTGTTGTTCTATATTGTTTACGTATTTTTTGTTAAACAACACAAAGCAGACAATGGATGAAACAATGACTACAAATCAAGTAGCTCTCGACTCTTCTGAATTAGTTTCATACTTCAATGAAAAATACATTCAAATCCCTGATTATTTTGTTGCCGAGGAAGAGGCCAAATTAGAAGAGTACTTAACTGCTAGTAAACAGTTTGCAGCAACAGCAAAGTCGTTAAAAGAAAAACTGAAAAATGAAGAACAACTAGATTTGTTCAACCAAATCATCGAAAATAACAATGAGTTAGATGAATACTTTTTCAGCACCGCTGTCCCTCAAGTTAAACAAATGGACACAGATCAATATCAGGAATTACAAGCATCAACAAACAAACTAAAAGAGGATACAAAAAAGCTGGGAGAACAATTAAAAAGTGCTGCAACCAAATCCAATCAAACATCATTAAACAATACAAAATCTACAATTAGCAATACGATGTGGACCTTATTAATAACAGGACTTCTCTCTATTGTACTATCCTTCATCGTACTTACTCTTGTAAGCCGAAAAATAAGCAAAAATCTAAATCAAGTTGTAAATACAAGTAATCAAATAGCCTCTGGAGATCTGCAAATTAAAGAATTACATAGTAAGGGCAATGATGAAATTGGTCAGCTCTCTCAATCTATTAATTATATGGGAAATAGTTTAAGAGATATGATTAATGAAATTACAGATTTATCGAATGAAGTTGATCAACAAAGCAGTATTGTTTCTAATTCAACAGATGAAGTAAAAACAAGCAGTCATCAAATTGCCTCCACAATAGAAGAACTAGCCTCTGGGACAAGTAACCAGGCAAGTGAAGCAACGACGATTTCAGAAAGCACTAACACCTTTAGCAACAAATTACAAAATGCTGCAAAAAACAGTGAAGCGTTAGTTGATTTTTCCAATAGCGTCGAACATGTTTCAGATGAAGGAAACAAACAAATGGTTCAATCACTTAAACAGATGAACTTAATTAATGACGTGATGAAAACCTCAGTTTCAAACGTAGAGAACTTAGAAAATAAAACGAATTCAATTACAGAAATCATCTCTGTCATTAAATCAATTGCAGATCAAACGAATTTACTTGCCTTAAACGCCTCTATTGAAGCGGCCAGAGCTGGTGAGGCAGGTAAAGGTTTCGCAGTAGTTGCCGAGGAAGTTAGAAAACTTGCAGAGGAAGTTTCTGACTCTATCGAAAATATTACTGAAATTGTCATCAGCATTAAGGAAGACACATCTTCAATGTCTAACAGTTTGAAGAATGGGTATGAAGAAGTATCTAAGGGTACTGAACAAATCCAATTTACGAGTGAGTACTTTACCAGTATAAAAAACAAAGTGGAAGATATGAGTGAGAGAATTGACCAGATTGCAAATACCTTTGATGACCTGGAACAGTCCAGTCAGAATATTAATCAATCTGTTGAACATATTGCTTCTATTTCAGAAGAATCTGCTGCAGGTACAGAAGAGATCACAGCATCCATACAAGAACAGAGCAATGCCATGGATAATATCTCAAACAGTACTCAGACTTTAACAAAAATGGTCAATAACATGAACCAATTATTGAAGAAATTCCAAGTATAA
- a CDS encoding ABC transporter permease has product MRNSMKVAKWEYKRNMKNKSFIISLFLTPLLFLVFFNLPLLFDNDDEAENAGPQIHIYDELGVWSEVKSQLPEEQTENWQEIDAFKSEEEIIQELEKEENTAYIMLTEEVLKSGAVHVYMSEDLNENTVFQANILEHPLLAHKLADMGLTSEQAQIAASGITFEPVTPESASQTQTSENEGQRQSQEELLERVVPVAFAGVILFSILITGMMIFQSASQEKKEKVAEIVLSSLTPEELMQGKIYGYFALGITQVAAWMILILPFLAWRVDIPFLEYLLVPELFLLIFIAIAGYLLFASIFVSIGATVEDMNSTSNFQGMLFMLPFLPAIFIGPIMSDPSGIIAQVGTYFPITSPGVLLVRLAMLEEWPWIEIIIAIAILIVSIWVFMKLAGKIFKTGILMYGKDATPKEIWKWIRQ; this is encoded by the coding sequence ATGCGGAATAGTATGAAGGTAGCGAAGTGGGAATATAAACGCAATATGAAAAATAAGTCCTTTATTATTTCCTTATTTTTAACTCCGCTATTGTTTTTAGTGTTTTTTAATTTGCCTCTGTTGTTTGATAATGATGATGAAGCAGAAAATGCAGGTCCGCAGATTCATATATATGATGAGCTTGGGGTGTGGAGTGAGGTTAAAAGTCAGCTCCCGGAAGAACAGACAGAAAACTGGCAGGAAATCGATGCCTTTAAGTCAGAGGAAGAGATCATTCAGGAATTGGAAAAAGAAGAGAATACAGCCTACATCATGTTAACGGAGGAAGTGTTGAAGAGCGGCGCGGTTCATGTATATATGAGTGAGGATTTAAATGAAAATACCGTTTTTCAGGCCAATATTCTGGAGCATCCCTTATTGGCTCATAAGCTTGCGGATATGGGTTTAACCAGCGAACAGGCACAAATTGCAGCCAGCGGAATTACGTTTGAACCCGTTACGCCGGAATCAGCCAGTCAAACTCAGACTTCAGAAAACGAAGGACAAAGACAAAGTCAGGAGGAGCTGCTGGAACGAGTGGTTCCGGTTGCCTTTGCGGGTGTCATTTTATTCTCAATTTTAATTACAGGAATGATGATTTTCCAGAGTGCCTCTCAGGAGAAAAAAGAGAAAGTGGCTGAAATCGTCCTATCATCCTTAACACCGGAAGAGCTCATGCAGGGAAAGATTTACGGTTACTTTGCATTGGGAATCACACAGGTCGCAGCATGGATGATTCTGATTCTTCCGTTTCTCGCCTGGAGAGTGGATATACCATTTCTTGAATACTTACTGGTTCCGGAGCTATTCTTACTAATATTTATTGCGATTGCCGGATATCTTCTGTTTGCTTCCATTTTTGTAAGTATTGGTGCAACGGTTGAAGATATGAACAGCACAAGTAACTTTCAGGGAATGCTGTTCATGCTTCCGTTTTTGCCGGCGATATTTATCGGTCCGATTATGTCTGATCCAAGTGGAATTATTGCTCAGGTCGGAACCTATTTTCCTATTACGTCACCGGGCGTTCTGTTAGTCAGATTAGCGATGCTTGAGGAATGGCCGTGGATAGAAATCATCATCGCAATCGCCATTTTAATCGTAAGTATTTGGGTATTTATGAAATTGGCAGGGAAAATCTTTAAAACAGGTATTCTTATGTATGGAAAGGATGCCACTCCTAAAGAAATTTGGAAATGGATTCGCCAATAG
- a CDS encoding TAXI family TRAP transporter solute-binding subunit: MKKTMTLVIFSIMALVLAACGGGGDANIAIGPAGSGTQAAASVILEGAGLKEDEHYTAYEEGFGDAKDGLQDGNIDVSLGLLGLPAGSVNDLQATSGDAKLLSLSDETISYVEENLGYLEYTIPAGSYDFQDEDVKTVTAYAVLVGNTDTIDNELAYELARISVENADDNTHAQSDHTTLENALNGSQGLPIHPGAKKYYEEQGLTVESEEAEVSATADSRKEEFVLGTGSSGGTYYPLGGEMATIWSQNIDGVNVTATETGASVENLASIGQGNMDLGMTVHVPAQDAYNGEGEFEGEPVENFAFIGHIYPEVMQIITREETGINSLEELAE, from the coding sequence ATGAAAAAGACTATGACTCTAGTAATCTTTTCCATCATGGCACTTGTCCTGGCTGCATGTGGCGGCGGTGGCGATGCCAATATCGCAATTGGACCTGCCGGAAGTGGAACACAGGCAGCCGCATCCGTAATTCTTGAGGGTGCCGGTCTAAAAGAAGATGAGCACTACACAGCTTATGAAGAAGGCTTCGGCGATGCCAAGGATGGATTGCAGGATGGAAACATTGACGTTTCACTGGGACTATTAGGCTTACCAGCCGGAAGTGTAAATGATCTCCAGGCAACATCAGGGGATGCTAAGCTTCTTAGCCTTTCAGATGAAACCATTAGTTATGTAGAGGAAAATCTGGGTTATTTAGAATACACCATTCCAGCTGGATCCTATGACTTTCAGGATGAGGATGTAAAAACCGTGACAGCCTATGCTGTTTTAGTTGGAAACACAGATACAATTGATAACGAACTTGCTTATGAACTGGCAAGAATCTCCGTAGAAAATGCAGACGATAATACCCACGCTCAATCCGACCACACTACATTAGAGAATGCCTTAAACGGATCTCAGGGGCTTCCTATTCACCCTGGGGCTAAAAAATATTATGAAGAACAAGGGTTGACGGTTGAATCTGAAGAAGCGGAAGTAAGCGCTACAGCAGACAGCCGTAAAGAAGAATTTGTATTAGGTACAGGAAGCTCAGGTGGCACATACTACCCACTTGGCGGTGAAATGGCAACCATTTGGAGCCAGAACATTGATGGGGTAAACGTAACAGCCACAGAAACCGGGGCATCCGTCGAAAACCTTGCCAGCATTGGTCAAGGAAATATGGACCTTGGTATGACTGTACACGTACCAGCACAGGACGCTTACAATGGAGAAGGCGAATTTGAAGGTGAGCCTGTTGAAAACTTTGCCTTCATCGGACATATTTACCCGGAAGTTATGCAGATTATTACCCGCGAAGAAACCGGAATTAACAGTTTAGAAGAATTAGCTGAGTAA
- a CDS encoding sugar ABC transporter substrate-binding protein, whose product MKHLNNGVKLILIFTLAAMVMIGCSDQSSSKQSDDNSDNIKLTTDTEKPYVGFLLDTLQDERWYKDKQIFEEQVTELGGNVKTLAANGNDQIQITQAELLIEEGVDVLVVVPKNADTSATIVEMAHDAGVKVISYDRLIKNADLDYYISFDNEKVGELQASQVIKHTDEGNFAYIGGAETDNNAKLLRQGAMSVLQPLMDEGKVNLIYDNYTKNWDPTIAESKMQKVLEQNNSNVDAVVAANDGTAGGAINALSNHGLAGDIPVSGQDAELSALQRIVAGTQTVTIYKPIQLLAKNAAEMAIQVANNESIKTENTINNGAKDVPTSLLEPIAVTEDNIDETIIADGYYTTEEIYGQK is encoded by the coding sequence ATGAAGCACCTTAATAACGGCGTAAAATTAATACTCATTTTCACCCTTGCTGCAATGGTCATGATTGGCTGTTCCGATCAATCTTCAAGTAAACAATCGGACGATAATTCTGACAATATCAAATTAACAACTGATACCGAAAAACCATATGTAGGCTTTCTCTTAGATACATTACAAGACGAACGTTGGTATAAAGATAAACAGATTTTTGAAGAACAAGTAACTGAGTTAGGAGGAAATGTTAAAACATTAGCTGCTAATGGTAATGATCAAATTCAAATTACACAAGCCGAATTATTAATTGAAGAGGGTGTAGATGTATTAGTAGTAGTTCCAAAAAATGCAGATACATCAGCCACTATAGTTGAAATGGCACACGATGCGGGAGTTAAAGTAATATCGTATGACCGGCTTATTAAAAATGCTGACCTCGATTATTACATATCATTTGATAATGAAAAAGTAGGCGAGTTACAAGCTAGTCAGGTGATAAAGCATACAGATGAAGGAAACTTTGCTTATATTGGCGGGGCAGAAACGGATAATAATGCTAAACTTCTAAGGCAAGGAGCCATGAGTGTTCTTCAGCCGTTAATGGATGAAGGGAAAGTGAATCTGATTTACGATAACTATACAAAAAACTGGGATCCAACAATTGCTGAGTCAAAAATGCAGAAAGTTCTAGAACAAAATAACAGTAATGTAGATGCCGTTGTTGCAGCAAATGACGGAACAGCTGGTGGTGCTATAAATGCATTATCAAATCATGGTTTAGCAGGCGATATACCTGTCTCTGGACAAGATGCTGAACTGAGTGCACTTCAGCGTATTGTTGCCGGAACACAAACGGTAACTATTTACAAACCTATCCAATTATTAGCCAAAAATGCTGCAGAGATGGCAATCCAGGTAGCCAATAATGAATCTATTAAAACAGAAAACACCATTAATAACGGGGCTAAAGATGTGCCAACTTCTCTTCTGGAGCCCATAGCAGTTACAGAAGATAATATTGACGAAACAATCATAGCTGATGGTTATTACACTACCGAGGAAATATACGGTCAAAAATAA
- the gndA gene encoding NADP-dependent phosphogluconate dehydrogenase, translating into MNIMSKQHIGVVGAGVMGKNLALNFESKGYSVALYDISEETITKVMEENPNVNMEATSHLESFIEMLELPRKIILMVPAGDITDKAIDSLLPHLDAGDILMDGGNTYFENTVRRNKYLAGRGIHFLGVGVSGGSEGARIGPSLMPGGDKKAYDKVSPMLKDIAAQEDGDPCVSYVGPDGAGHYVKMVHNGIEYGDMQLISEAYFFLKHTLQLSNEELHDIFSEWNKGELDSYLIEITADIFTKVDEETGNSLVDMILDTAGQKGTGKWTSQSALDLGVSLPAITESVFARFISARKEERVAASKVLQGPDRVQELNINKNELVEAVRQALYMSKICSYAQGFDQLKAASEEYDWNLNFGEIAMLWREGCIIRAGFLQNIKEAYDRNPQLDNLILDSYFKEIVESYQSSLRKVISIAVQQGLPVPAFSGALSYYDSYRTETLPANLLQAQRDYFGSHTYQRIDKEGTFHTDWQEK; encoded by the coding sequence ATGAACATCATGTCAAAACAGCATATAGGTGTTGTTGGTGCCGGTGTTATGGGGAAAAACCTGGCCTTGAATTTTGAAAGTAAAGGGTATTCCGTAGCATTATATGATATATCTGAGGAAACCATTACTAAAGTCATGGAAGAAAATCCAAATGTAAATATGGAAGCAACGAGTCATTTAGAATCATTTATCGAAATGCTGGAATTGCCGAGAAAGATTATACTAATGGTTCCGGCCGGAGATATAACCGATAAAGCCATTGACTCACTGCTGCCTCATTTGGATGCCGGTGATATTTTAATGGATGGCGGAAATACATATTTTGAGAATACAGTACGGAGAAATAAGTATTTAGCCGGCCGGGGCATCCATTTCCTGGGCGTTGGTGTATCCGGGGGATCAGAAGGGGCACGTATTGGTCCATCCCTGATGCCGGGAGGAGACAAGAAAGCCTATGATAAAGTGTCTCCTATGTTAAAGGATATTGCGGCTCAGGAAGACGGGGATCCATGTGTTTCGTATGTGGGACCGGATGGAGCCGGCCATTACGTGAAAATGGTGCATAATGGCATTGAGTATGGGGATATGCAGCTGATTTCAGAAGCCTATTTCTTTCTTAAACATACATTGCAGCTGTCCAATGAGGAACTGCATGACATATTCTCCGAGTGGAATAAGGGTGAACTGGACAGTTATCTAATTGAAATTACTGCGGATATTTTCACTAAGGTTGATGAGGAAACGGGCAACTCCTTAGTCGATATGATTCTTGATACCGCCGGACAAAAGGGAACCGGAAAATGGACAAGTCAAAGTGCGCTGGATTTAGGAGTTTCGCTGCCGGCCATCACGGAATCTGTTTTCGCGAGGTTTATCTCTGCACGGAAGGAAGAGCGTGTCGCGGCAAGTAAAGTGCTGCAGGGTCCGGATCGTGTTCAGGAGTTGAATATTAATAAAAACGAGCTTGTGGAAGCTGTGCGTCAGGCCCTATATATGAGCAAAATCTGCTCCTATGCTCAAGGATTTGATCAATTAAAGGCCGCTTCAGAGGAGTATGACTGGAACCTGAACTTTGGAGAAATTGCCATGCTATGGAGAGAGGGCTGTATTATCAGAGCCGGATTCCTCCAAAATATTAAAGAAGCCTATGACCGTAACCCGCAACTGGATAACCTGATCCTTGACTCGTACTTTAAGGAGATTGTGGAATCCTACCAGTCATCGTTACGGAAGGTGATTTCCATCGCTGTTCAACAAGGTCTTCCAGTGCCGGCGTTTTCAGGCGCCCTGTCTTATTATGACAGCTATCGCACAGAAACTCTGCCTGCTAATTTGCTGCAGGCCCAGCGTGATTATTTCGGGTCACACACCTATCAGCGAATTGACAAAGAAGGAACCTTCCATACAGACTGGCAGGAAAAATAG
- a CDS encoding ABC transporter ATP-binding protein, which yields MWKKKVAIILSTNQPILSITNLEKSYGVNQVLNGIDLTVYKGQIIGYIGPNGAGKSTTVKIMLGLEQNYSGQVEIFGSDIANDPVEYKRRIGYVPEVADLYDNLTAHEYLTFVGELYGVDSDSVDQKAQKLMSLFGLEDVYHSRISSFSKGMKQKTLIISSLLHNPDLLFLDEPIGGLDANSVMVFKEVLAQLAAQGKTIFYSSHIMDVVEKISNRIILLNEGRIVADGSFEELKQKNQEGTLEEIFNQLTGFDEHKDMAEQFVSIVQEK from the coding sequence ATGTGGAAAAAGAAGGTGGCTATTATTCTCTCAACAAATCAACCCATTCTATCGATAACAAATCTGGAAAAATCCTATGGTGTAAATCAGGTTTTAAATGGAATTGATTTAACCGTTTATAAAGGACAGATTATTGGATATATAGGACCTAATGGGGCGGGAAAAAGTACAACCGTAAAAATTATGCTCGGGCTTGAACAGAATTATTCAGGTCAGGTTGAGATTTTTGGCAGTGATATCGCAAATGATCCGGTGGAATATAAGCGCAGGATAGGGTATGTGCCTGAAGTTGCCGATCTCTATGATAATTTAACTGCACATGAATATCTCACTTTTGTTGGAGAACTGTATGGAGTGGATTCTGATAGTGTGGATCAGAAAGCTCAAAAGCTTATGAGTTTATTTGGGCTGGAAGACGTTTATCATAGTCGAATATCATCCTTTTCCAAAGGGATGAAGCAAAAGACGTTGATTATTTCGAGTCTCCTGCATAATCCGGATCTATTATTTCTGGATGAACCGATAGGCGGGTTAGATGCCAATAGTGTCATGGTCTTTAAGGAGGTTTTAGCACAGCTTGCTGCGCAGGGAAAAACGATTTTTTACTCCTCTCATATTATGGATGTGGTAGAGAAAATCAGCAATCGTATTATTCTTTTAAATGAAGGTCGGATTGTAGCAGATGGAAGCTTTGAAGAATTAAAACAAAAAAACCAAGAGGGAACATTGGAAGAGATTTTCAACCAGTTGACCGGGTTTGATGAGCATAAGGACATGGCTGAACAATTTGTTTCCATAGTTCAGGAGAAGTGA
- a CDS encoding ABC transporter ATP-binding protein yields the protein METVLTVDRLGKSFKDTRIIRDISFHVKKGEIMAILGPNGAGKTTTIRSIMGIMYPDEGSVEFHNHTSKVIPRHKIGYLPEERGLYKNVKVMDILLYFAELKDYPLKKAKQRALEYLKKFGLEGKDQVSIEELSKGMGQKVQFIASIIHEPELLILDEPFSGLDPVSQEVFKDEIKELAQNGTAILLSSHQMNLVEQLCDRLFLIHRGQKIIYGTIDEVKKEYANFKCTILGSHNREELEAMTQVQRVEQNDNVSTLYLAQDVHIPTWLKQLPDGLDIQELRIDRVSLHEIFVDIATGKNLMEEGGISSDAE from the coding sequence GTGGAAACAGTATTAACCGTCGATCGTCTTGGGAAGTCCTTCAAGGATACAAGAATCATTCGTGATATTTCCTTTCATGTGAAAAAGGGAGAAATCATGGCTATATTAGGGCCGAATGGAGCGGGGAAAACAACGACGATTCGCAGCATTATGGGGATTATGTATCCTGATGAAGGGTCCGTTGAATTTCATAACCATACCTCCAAGGTAATTCCGAGGCATAAAATCGGCTATTTACCTGAAGAGCGGGGTTTATATAAAAATGTGAAGGTCATGGACATTCTTTTGTATTTTGCGGAATTAAAGGATTATCCTTTAAAGAAAGCAAAGCAGCGAGCACTGGAATATTTGAAAAAGTTTGGACTGGAAGGAAAAGATCAGGTTTCTATTGAGGAATTATCGAAAGGAATGGGGCAGAAGGTTCAATTTATTGCCTCCATTATTCACGAGCCGGAATTGCTGATTTTAGATGAACCATTTTCAGGGCTGGATCCGGTCAGTCAGGAAGTTTTTAAGGATGAGATCAAGGAATTGGCTCAGAATGGAACGGCTATTTTATTATCCTCACATCAGATGAATCTGGTTGAGCAGCTGTGTGACCGGTTATTTTTAATTCATCGGGGTCAAAAAATCATTTACGGGACCATTGATGAGGTGAAGAAGGAATATGCCAACTTTAAATGTACGATTCTCGGCTCTCATAACCGGGAGGAATTAGAGGCCATGACACAAGTGCAACGAGTGGAACAAAACGATAATGTAAGCACGCTCTATTTAGCACAGGATGTACATATCCCGACGTGGCTGAAGCAATTGCCGGATGGTTTGGATATTCAGGAGCTCAGAATTGATCGTGTTTCCCTGCATGAAATTTTTGTAGATATTGCCACCGGTAAGAATCTCATGGAAGAAGGAGGTATATCTAGCGATGCGGAATAG